The DNA window CTGTTGCCGACTGGCAGTATAAGCTTGCAAAGTGCTGGCTCCGCCAGAAGCCCAGTCAGCAGACCTCCCAGAAGCCCTGCCACTGCATGTGTGTGAAATACCCCTAGGGTGTCATCCACCTGTAAATAATCAAATATTGTATATGgtaagaatttaatttaatttaatttatgtgACCATAAGGCGATAATCTACGTTGTTCTAATTTAAAAAGGTAATTTGAAATTAGGTGCAACAAGCGAACACGCTATTTTAACTGACCTAACTCGGATTTGTAatgttagttttagtttttttctcCTTCTATTCCTTTCATTTCTTTTATGATCTTTTGTTCATTGATGATTGGTCAAGCATTAAGGAAAGAGGATTGAGGACTAATGGAAATCTTCTAGAAAACCTAATCTTCCTTGTGGTCAATTTACAGTTGATGGAGGTACATATTTAAAGGATAACAGGAACGAATATAATATATTAGTATAGCGGAAAATGATGGATGTGATTTTTGTTGGGACTATAAGGTGGAAATCTTTGAATACTAAGTAAGCTAGatgaatatttaaaaaaacaaaggaaaagaaatgaaagaccaaatataaacaaattaaaatgtttGATGGAGACTTAAACCTAAGAAGCATAAGTTATTTCTCTTTATAAGATTAGAAcgttaaaaattatcttaagaTTAGAACGTCTAAATTTTTAACGACATGATTAGAAAATACAGAATGCGTATCATATGCCAAAAAACAATACCAAAAAATTGTAGAAACAAAAAGACAGTGTGGAAAGCAGAAACTCTTACCTTTTGCAACAGGGTAGACTTTTTGTGTAGGACCATCATGGAGACCCATGGAATGCTACCAGAAAGTATTCCCATCAGAATAGCCGCCCACGACTGCACCAACCCCGCCCCAGGTGTGATGCATACAAGCCCCGTCATCATGCCCTGAACAGCTCCGATCACCGACGGCTTGCCGAAGAACACGACGTCCAGAGACGTCCACACAAGAAGGCTTGTAGCTGCACATATGTTTGTGTTCAACACTGCTATTGGAGCAACAATGTTTGCAGCATAAGGGGCCCCGCCGTTGAAGCCTGACCAGCCCATCCACAGCATCCCAGCACCACAAAGCATTAGCAACACATTGTTTGGTGGAAACCTTTCCCTGTCACTCTTCAACCTTGGACCAACCTAGAACACATATGGTATTATTAGTACATGTGCAAACCTTTAAATTAGTCTAAATTCTAAAACCGCATGCGTCGCAGTATCAGCACAAAAAACATCAGCAGAGGATCTAGGCTCACGATTTAATCATAAGTACCTACCCAATAGGCAGCGGTGAAACCCGCTATGCCTGAGGAGAGATGGATGACATAGCCGCCGGAGTAGTCAATGACACCCCAATGGTAAAGGAAGCCACCACCCCAAAGACTAAAGGCTCCAACAGTGTACGAAAATAGAAGCCAAAGAGGGACAAAAGCCATCCAAGCCTTGATGTTCATGCGGCCAAGAACAGACCCAGCTAGCAAAACAAGAGTAATGGCTGCAAAAGTGAATTGGAAGTAGACAAGTGATGCCATGGGGTAAAATGGCTCAACCGTCGGTGTCTCAATCAATCCGCCGTCGTGAAAGTGAGTGCTTTCTGGCACTTTGGCTCGGTAGATGAGGAACTTTTGACCAAGAGAGGGTGCACCTTTAGCCCAAAATGGCAGGAGCTGGTCCCCGAAGGCCATGCGGTAGCCTACAAGGACCCAGCAGATGAGCACGGCGGCAAAGGCGTAGAGGGCCATGAAGGCTGAGTTGACTGCCCATTTCTTCTTCACTATGCTGGCGTAGAGGATCACAAGGCCCGGCATGCTTTGTAACCCTACAAAAGTGGCGGCTGTAAGTTGCCATGCGTTGTCGCCTTTGTTTAGCCACGGCGGGGCCGCCGGGGTTATTACACTATAAGCATTTGTTAGGCCGGCCATGGCCAAATTTTGGGGACTAAGAGCTTTGCCTTCGTGGCTAGTTAGTAGTCTCTAATCCTTTTTGTGGAGAGAAATAAAGGCATGGACCTTAAGCTTTTGTAATCTGATCAATCCATTAGTGGCTTCGTGTGAAATTCACTTCTAATGGGAATGGGGTTGGACTTCACTCGTGTAATTGATTTTAATGAGATTTGGAGTTGTTAAAGCATGTCCCACGTCTGGACGCCTGACCAAATTAAGTCTCCTTATATTGAATGTTTTCTCTACTAGTTGCATCAGGACTTTTTGTGACGAAACCTTATTTTGTTGAAGATCAACACCAGCCTAATTGGTGTCTAGATtctagagaattctagcaatGGCCGGTGCATGCATATTAAGAAAATGCTAGATAAGGTTGATGCATATGAAGCTAAAAAGTTCTAGAAGCTTGTAACATATGTGTGAAGCAAAAGCCTATGTCGGTGGGCTGTTTGTAGAAACAATTAGAAggttaattataatgaaagcccAAGTCGGATGGGCATTTAGGAAGGTCGGCTGATCACatctataaatatgggtgtggtGTTGTAATAAAGTAATCAAGTAAGTAGgcaaccaagtgagagtgagaagcaaGAGTAGTTTTGTAAGAGTGAGTGGTCTAGAGTTTGtctttagaaagaaaaagagtgtCATAGCTTCTAAGGCGTGTCCTTAAGAGTTTGCGTTGTAGTATTTTGTAAGTGTAATACAAGTAAAttttttacttgttttgtctctttaacaCTTGTGTTAAGAGCTGTGTATCCTAAtttttctcaacacatttttctGAATTACACAACGAATTAATTAAGTTAATGACAATATTAATATTTGATCAGTAGTGTGATCCGACCGATCGTATATACAACTTTGCCAGGAATAACAAGGTTGGTTATTTGAGCACCTATTTTTCCGCCATGAAAGATGCATGAAACTACGGTGAAGTTTCTATAGAGTTGACTAGGTCATGGTACGGAGCATGTGCAAAGGGAACATGTAATGTAAGTCTGCTTATATGTATACACGGATGTTAGTGATAGTTTTGACTCTGAATAAATCATTTTTTGTCGGATTTTTTCGATGAAATTATAGCTTTACTAATAAGCAAATTGATAGAAGGATTCTTGGTTTGCAACAACATGAACAAAGGGAATGCATTCATTCATAAATCAGCTACATTGAATTAGATAACTGAATTTCAAAGAACTCTGTGCTAACCTTTCCAGTTTTATATTTTGGAGAAcagatttggatcctctcctcaGCTTAGGAGGCTAAGCCTCTTAAGCAAGGAACACGGGTCATTGAATTTTAATCCAACGacaacaattattataacttttagagggaccCCCTATTTGTAGCTGTTGTATTTCCATGTTCTTTGTTCAGGAGGCTCAGGTTTCTGCCAAACTATGACTATTCATGGTCTTTCTACAATAAATTTTGGGTAAatgacaaaaaactacctcaactatgggTCTCACGACACTATCATACCTCatattttaaaattgacaatgtcatacctcatctttagaatttggtccaatgttataccttctGTTATCTTGACTGTGAATTtctcagttaaatgctgacgtggtttGATTTGGagcccactttctattaaaaaattaataaaaaatttaaaaaaataattaaatatttaaaaaataattaaatatttaaaaaaataattaaatattaactaaatattaaaaaattaaaaacaaaaacaaaaaacaaaaaaccaaaaaaacacCCATCAACCCGTGTCCCTTTCCCAAAAACCCAGATCCCCTTATCCCCACCAGAAACCCTTCCCACCCACCccccccaaccttcctccaCCACCCACCCTCTATCTCTCTtgcctctctcttctctctctgggCAACATGCATCCTCAAAATCCCAAGACCCATTACAAATCTCAAAACTAAAAATCTCATCAAacctgtaacatcccacatcgcccagggaagtgatccttaaatgtatattcccatccttacctagcacgagaccttttgggagctcattagtttcgggttccgtaggaactccgaagttaagcgagaaggaggccagagcactcccaggatgggtgacccattggaaagttgctcgtgagttcccaaaaacaaaaccgtgagggaatggtaagcccaaagcggacaatatcgtgctacggtggtggaacgggcccaggaagtgatccgccccgagccgggatgtgacaaaaccTACCAAATCTTGAGAAGGCGGCCCTGTTCGACTTTGACCTCACCTTTCCTATCCAGATGGTGCAGGGATTAGAGAGAGAATGAGTTTCTTTGATTTGGGGGTGGGCTCAGGTGGGGAGAAGAGGTGTGTCTGATTTGGGAGTGGGCTCGGGTGGGGAAGACgaattggtttttatttttatttttattttttttgtacatgAACAGGGACTAGCTCGAGAAGCTACAGGTGAAGCCATTGTCGGCTTCCTTGGCATCGAAGAGGGTGGGTGGtggaggaaggttgggggggggggggacgggTGGGGAAGGGTTTATGGGTTTTGGGATTTTAGGGATGCAGGTTGgtagggagagagaagagagagagagagagagggggtggtGGAGGTAGGTTAGGGGGGGACGGTTGGAAGGATTTGTAAAGGTGGATCCCAcaattttatacaaaaaaataatttatttttaattttttaatattttattattaaaaatatattttattatttttaaatctaGTTAGATTAATGAGTGGGTCCCGTCTTTAgtcacgtcagcacttaacagagaaattaacagaaaaactgacggaagtctgacattggcacaaattcgtaaaatgaggtatgacattatcATTTTTAAAAGATGAAGTATAATAGTGTCGTTCGACccgtagttttgtgtaatttacccataaattTTATATCACAgacattactttagtctaaagaaggGAAGGGATTCCAATTGCACTGTTCAAATGAACAGTGTTTAGACCCGGATTTCACTCTATTTACCGCCAAGCCACTGCTTTACAGAGTGGCCTTTGTGGGTTGGACTCGATTTTCTCTCTATGTGCGCCATGCCATTGCTTTAATCAGTGGGCTCTGTGGAAGGTTTGGGTTCGGGCTGGAGTTTCTTT is part of the Malus domestica chromosome 12, GDT2T_hap1 genome and encodes:
- the LOC103450680 gene encoding ammonium transporter 2-like, which gives rise to MAGLTNAYSVITPAAPPWLNKGDNAWQLTAATFVGLQSMPGLVILYASIVKKKWAVNSAFMALYAFAAVLICWVLVGYRMAFGDQLLPFWAKGAPSLGQKFLIYRAKVPESTHFHDGGLIETPTVEPFYPMASLVYFQFTFAAITLVLLAGSVLGRMNIKAWMAFVPLWLLFSYTVGAFSLWGGGFLYHWGVIDYSGGYVIHLSSGIAGFTAAYWVGPRLKSDRERFPPNNVLLMLCGAGMLWMGWSGFNGGAPYAANIVAPIAVLNTNICAATSLLVWTSLDVVFFGKPSVIGAVQGMMTGLVCITPGAGLVQSWAAILMGILSGSIPWVSMMVLHKKSTLLQKVDDTLGVFHTHAVAGLLGGLLTGLLAEPALCKLILPVGNSRGAFYGGNGGMQFLKQLVGAMFVIAWNIVSTTIILLAIRVFIPLRMPEEQLNIGDDAVHGEEAYALWGDGEKYDPTRHGRNTAAYGEEMAPSPYVNGARGVTINL